The Brasilonema sennae CENA114 genome includes a region encoding these proteins:
- a CDS encoding ParM/StbA family protein, with amino-acid sequence MTEKNIHANQKIFCAGFDNGYGSVKLLVDGFDVIRIPSYISREDMEDVPGRVVFNGNAYTVGESAFRTGYYFERNTDSNINKVNNALITLLGALAHLPHRKVWHLKLVVSLHDVALTDDLLRVLNGEYQPILAGKLSDVRVEVLKVVPEGMGALFSRKLPKKLTVVDFGNGTTLYSRYNQGKREVHTPYAAGVEVLIAEIAKKMKYLNGGKLGDLSKIRFCLEMGHTKYSRDIDIKDVYTTCLKEWYESYLKKPVNLALDAKHQGDEIWAIGGGCLLPGFKKLLVQNGFEILDNPVEANSCGLLQMAKTIVSSSSSSGANVGV; translated from the coding sequence ATGACAGAGAAAAACATTCACGCGAATCAAAAGATTTTTTGTGCAGGTTTTGATAATGGCTATGGTAGCGTAAAACTGTTAGTCGATGGTTTTGATGTGATTAGAATTCCAAGTTACATCTCAAGAGAAGACATGGAAGATGTACCTGGGAGGGTGGTTTTTAACGGTAATGCCTATACTGTTGGTGAGTCGGCTTTCCGCACTGGGTATTACTTTGAACGGAATACAGATAGCAATATTAACAAAGTTAACAACGCCCTCATCACTTTATTAGGTGCATTAGCTCATTTGCCACATCGTAAAGTTTGGCACTTAAAGCTAGTTGTCAGTTTGCATGATGTGGCTTTAACTGATGACTTGCTAAGAGTGCTCAATGGTGAATATCAACCAATACTCGCTGGTAAACTCTCTGATGTCAGGGTAGAGGTTCTCAAAGTTGTACCTGAAGGTATGGGTGCTCTGTTCAGTCGAAAGCTCCCCAAAAAGTTAACTGTCGTAGATTTTGGGAATGGTACAACACTTTATTCTCGTTACAACCAAGGTAAAAGAGAAGTCCATACTCCATACGCTGCTGGTGTGGAAGTTCTTATAGCTGAGATTGCTAAGAAGATGAAATATCTCAATGGTGGAAAGCTTGGGGACTTATCGAAAATTCGCTTTTGTCTAGAAATGGGACATACCAAGTACAGCCGTGATATTGATATTAAAGATGTTTACACCACTTGTCTTAAAGAGTGGTATGAAAGCTATTTGAAAAAACCAGTCAATCTCGCCCTTGACGCCAAACACCAAGGGGATGAAATTTGGGCTATTGGTGGCGGTTGCTTGCTTCCTGGTTTTAAAAAACTGCTCGTGCAGAACGGGTTTGAAATTCTAGATAACCCGGTGGAGGCTAATTCTTGTGGGCTTTTACAAATGGCTAAAACCATTGTCAGCTCTTCCTCTAGTAGCGGAGCGAATGTTGGTGTGTAA
- a CDS encoding plasmid mobilization protein gives MVSTPTKRTKLIKVYVFDDEKTVIKEKADATGVTASEYLRSCGLRRVLAAKPPADIITIRATAGTLKSELMMLSHLALETNNQQIINQVEIAIALLDKTIAAAFNLTP, from the coding sequence ATGGTAAGTACGCCTACTAAACGAACCAAATTAATCAAGGTGTATGTCTTTGATGACGAGAAAACTGTCATCAAGGAGAAAGCTGACGCTACAGGAGTAACTGCATCTGAATACTTACGTTCATGTGGGTTGAGACGGGTACTAGCAGCCAAACCACCCGCAGATATCATAACCATACGCGCTACAGCAGGAACCCTCAAAAGCGAACTAATGATGTTATCTCACCTTGCTCTTGAGACAAACAACCAGCAAATTATCAACCAAGTTGAAATTGCGATCGCACTTCTTGATAAGACTATCGCAGCTGCATTTAACCTGACGCCATAA
- a CDS encoding helix-turn-helix domain-containing protein: MNPHQLKQREQDLIQLYSYCQLGMTPKQFYSKWQVNYEEIAQICSRSLSTVRRWFARGKNYRRPMPTDLRHLALMNFLLEHFEDIPEELLHKLCFPDKSE; the protein is encoded by the coding sequence ATGAATCCTCATCAACTCAAGCAGCGAGAGCAAGATTTGATTCAACTCTACAGTTACTGTCAATTGGGAATGACACCCAAGCAGTTTTACTCCAAGTGGCAGGTGAACTACGAAGAAATTGCTCAGATTTGCTCTCGTTCCCTTTCCACCGTTCGGCGCTGGTTTGCTAGAGGCAAGAACTACCGCCGCCCAATGCCTACCGATTTACGCCACCTTGCCCTGATGAACTTTTTACTCGAACACTTTGAGGATATCCCCGAAGAACTGTTGCACAAGCTTTGCTTTCCAGACAAAAGTGAGTAG
- a CDS encoding ParM/StbA family protein yields the protein MSKTKGKPDLKKIVITIDMGGSKTKAIVQEYPEGNPVVLLLDSEVADVAKASIESVEAQGNPDSRAWVGIGGEYYALGELARRRFGGISQLRELKYSLAVPKICGTIWLALEKLNLNNDVAVYLSILLPPGEVQDSEQLQTSLKDAFRGFDTPAGKMRVKMLRCGVASEGSGVFFHHRRVLGENMPAQMYVMLGYRNASIFIVRGGVPSAGITNNFGMSWLVDNFISKASGLSPDNLNIVEILVEAGVSCDSLVLQKLSRKRKREETQVDGELMSKALLLARDEYWRALVRWLRSKMDEDIEEVVFCGGTADYIRPEIEAYFQKEGSKVSWHGDIFIPDEISSGMGNRMADVYALHQHMIIQFDQLTGYARSEVVPLTKSAVLTSTKSTSTDDPFAKFDFTPVPRPKTFITVNENV from the coding sequence ATGTCCAAGACTAAGGGGAAACCAGATTTAAAAAAGATAGTCATCACGATAGACATGGGTGGAAGTAAAACCAAGGCTATCGTGCAGGAGTATCCTGAAGGGAATCCTGTAGTCTTACTTTTAGACTCAGAAGTAGCGGATGTCGCTAAGGCTTCGATTGAAAGTGTTGAAGCACAAGGTAACCCCGATTCTCGTGCTTGGGTAGGAATAGGCGGTGAGTATTACGCTTTAGGAGAACTTGCCCGACGTCGGTTTGGGGGTATATCGCAACTAAGAGAACTTAAATACTCGCTAGCGGTTCCCAAGATATGCGGTACGATCTGGCTAGCATTGGAGAAGTTGAACCTTAATAACGATGTTGCAGTTTACTTGAGTATCCTGCTGCCGCCGGGAGAGGTGCAAGACTCCGAACAACTACAAACCAGCTTGAAGGATGCATTTCGGGGGTTTGATACACCAGCAGGTAAGATGCGAGTGAAAATGCTTCGTTGTGGTGTAGCTTCTGAGGGTAGTGGAGTATTTTTCCACCATAGGAGGGTGCTTGGCGAGAATATGCCAGCCCAGATGTACGTGATGCTTGGTTACCGCAACGCGAGTATTTTCATTGTTCGAGGTGGTGTGCCGAGTGCGGGAATAACTAATAATTTTGGGATGTCTTGGCTGGTAGATAATTTCATTTCTAAGGCATCAGGGCTTAGTCCTGACAATCTCAATATTGTCGAGATATTGGTGGAAGCTGGGGTTAGTTGTGATTCCCTGGTGCTTCAAAAACTTTCGCGTAAGCGTAAACGCGAGGAGACTCAAGTCGATGGTGAGTTGATGTCCAAAGCTTTATTGCTTGCTAGAGATGAGTATTGGCGCGCGCTTGTCAGATGGCTGCGCTCAAAGATGGATGAAGATATCGAGGAGGTAGTATTCTGCGGTGGGACTGCGGACTACATTCGTCCAGAGATAGAGGCTTACTTCCAAAAAGAGGGCAGTAAGGTATCTTGGCACGGGGATATTTTCATTCCAGATGAGATATCTTCTGGTATGGGTAATCGGATGGCGGATGTTTATGCGCTGCACCAGCATATGATTATTCAGTTTGATCAGCTGACTGGTTATGCACGTTCTGAAGTTGTGCCGCTAACTAAATCTGCTGTTCTCACCTCAACTAAGAGCACAAGTACAGACGACCCTTTTGCCAAATTTGATTTTACGCCTGTTCCTCGTCCTAAGACTTTTATCACTGTAAATGAGAATGTTTAG
- a CDS encoding sigma-70 family RNA polymerase sigma factor produces the protein MPQRLLHLDDVRNANSPKQVATLFQKLGYNTTCQLLDVSILELPERSAQAVNQVYLIANQGDAELQVLLFQLKPNEWSSLGAVTYRMQAIANSLCQRSSNFFLLSTKDYRQLMLISPHQSFDAQMNLTFSIHKCLINTADPSYHDLNRLEKIAALKLNPQTLHRIQHEALRFKQLQQRYEFPDSVRLYLQEIGRIKLLKASEEIVLARQVAQSEELEKIRKRLQKQLQRNPQNEELASAVGISSLALREQIANGRSAKNKLIEANLRLVVSIAKRYTNLGVDFLDLIQEGNLGLIRAVKKFDYTKGNRFSTYATWWIRQGIKRGLDDQSRTIRLPVHLWEKIYQVKKITKLLSQEMGRIPKQEEIATSLEMTTEKLRSIVKLALPLISLDTRIGEEEDTTLGDWIEFDGDTPEEQLHKTLLHEEIENLLNILDARTRDILKMRYGFDNQSGKSLQKIGDCYNLTRERIRQIEEKGLNKLRLWKPQIIKHQQYILPRVTHFSKEETFISPKASTNKVNLEENNNNYTSGQETLHSVTNMKGIHLSRTMKIMEDNSANLLAQLTSLQNRFSKLGDLLIKATRELQDPGIPLGEELILEIEECRKNFAELCNIVLELASSSEVSPIPKLDEIVSCRDLECLLQSVVEVEKKKAKGEEVRISALTVLQRILAIAHRVESDFQPLQECQIKARELYQALLESQGSEHPDTQSLADSNHVFSKLLALISVRESADYQHLAELQTAVTQSLGMPLALAALTGGLIVREELIQDLPSASSITSSIKEDEAISNFEPPKLKIVAPPKQQTTRKSNAAQLESGITLASNELIVDPQPATTLTTPSQTTANKEIVTPPLPKLEVSQNAFEEELREEEVQLQYELTAEDTIQKNTIPISDNINEQDPLALRNQIWQLLGEKKLSLAYHLACCLIELYPDFQSHLPAEIIRGVILGCHVRYDVGLGEIATILRSDFINISNNCFVDGDSEWNQAISLLLATAALRPALLAPNTQASAILLLLRLGEGLNQLYKYCQTIAKYENQGLALDTAAIKTVRNQTVREAEIAALRSSVEAWWTQAPRLNMIYGPAKAVWNEWIKPNQPIYSLLLPIMQNNLRQLDVVKNYVQRLSSEAQINEEVKRMQRELGLIRSSGETITGIALNQIRQHIREAVNFARQWILLQESRMGNNNNYAHTQAQQLQQDLANLHKIVLQELDNFDTRNSSVLIKAGISCCRKAVEDIRNLFEPNGTLPKIEPELKYLLHAELLKIPSLPMDSDWQPQVKSPDLLVKEILNLVELNHRNWVTAFQLQSDSKDHEATERIIEYLRAYPEMSIDIAQLEQHRKRDIHNCREELEKAVKETRKKLEENVGLGLLRETERLDYAAQIESIENARKTTLRFSEKFLALQAIREAINTKRQEKIDETRKKLIQEIGEDKPAYARINSVLDKGDVLTANEYIDMVQQARQIPESENRRDAFVDFFRDNYSSIEELLEPADRNPNRRRELINKIHAGSSSIEPLQMRQVPGAQAKQAAQMLDTWFAVKGRKQAITDKDVSQILSGLGFNTANIIIKKVGNSIWVEVTTEAIQDKKRCPVPAYGSEAKGCYRILCVWDRPPEEDILNAVGNTSVGSKVLVFHFGRMTEKRRRDLARLCQERRRTFILIDDAVMFYLCGERGARLPILFECTLPFTFLEPYTTTSGFVPPEMFYGRQRERDSIITPTGSCFIYGGRQLGKTVLLRFVERTFHSPRQGKIAIWLDLKAEAIGYDRDIDEIWNILAAELKRLGVIPDTTSSRVKPDELFKQIQLWLEQDENRQILLLLDEADKFLEADSKKSTADKEKGDFIRSARLKGLMDRTNRRFKVVFAGLHNVQRTTKLENHPLAHLGEPICIGPLLNNGEMREARALIERPFASIGYRFESPDLVTRILSQTNYYPSLIQLYCQQLLRHVTNPDIANFDAKDSPPYIITSQQVDDAYNNQDLRKAIRDRFMWTLQLDRRYEVIAYTIANGSIESENGMVDGFGVSWIRNEVLTWWYEGFQGLSSDEIQVLLEEMVGLGVLRVTSKGRFTLRSPNVLLLMGTPEEIEAALLEPREVPLEYEPATFRCIIGTKDNSKRSPLTAQQESKILLPENGVSMIFGTLAAGLDNLKLYLESVLGKKKEFFYYYWEDILSKDDFFQRLKERLRNRQKDGITIIFVSASCPWNQHWINEAIEPVGRLRAKNSFVRVVFIADPQKAWQLISKNNTEFHSMNGLTTLSLKPWHDTALRQWLQDCNFPSDKDNREKITAVTGNWSTLLNRFYQNSKSAIHHWELHLEELKDSFNNSQEALDFITVQLGIECYEQHKVLRDLADWCQSSEDSISTEELVALIDDIQPDVVKKVLKWADLLSFVYPVGKKEGKDYWCVQPTIGHILKATRD, from the coding sequence ATGCCTCAACGGTTACTGCACTTAGATGATGTACGAAACGCTAATAGTCCAAAACAAGTCGCAACATTATTTCAAAAGCTTGGTTATAACACCACTTGCCAGCTTTTGGACGTTAGCATCTTGGAACTTCCAGAGCGAAGCGCTCAAGCAGTTAACCAGGTTTACTTAATTGCAAACCAGGGGGATGCAGAATTACAGGTTTTGCTATTTCAACTGAAACCTAATGAATGGTCTTCGCTTGGTGCTGTTACTTATCGAATGCAGGCGATCGCTAACAGTCTCTGTCAGCGCTCTTCTAATTTTTTCTTGTTAAGTACAAAGGACTACAGGCAGCTAATGCTTATCAGTCCTCACCAAAGCTTTGACGCTCAGATGAATTTAACATTCAGCATTCACAAGTGTTTGATTAACACTGCTGACCCTAGTTATCATGACCTGAATCGATTAGAAAAAATCGCTGCTTTGAAGCTTAACCCCCAAACACTTCACCGTATCCAGCACGAAGCACTTAGGTTTAAACAACTCCAGCAACGGTACGAATTCCCAGATTCAGTTCGCTTGTATTTGCAAGAAATTGGGCGAATTAAACTATTAAAAGCATCAGAAGAGATTGTTCTTGCTCGTCAAGTAGCACAGTCAGAAGAGTTAGAAAAAATTAGAAAACGCTTACAAAAGCAACTTCAACGAAATCCTCAAAATGAAGAGCTAGCGTCAGCAGTTGGTATATCTTCATTAGCACTGCGTGAACAAATAGCTAATGGTCGATCTGCTAAAAACAAGCTGATAGAAGCAAACCTGCGGTTAGTCGTTTCAATTGCTAAGAGATATACCAATCTAGGCGTTGATTTTTTAGATTTAATTCAAGAAGGAAATTTAGGATTAATCAGAGCGGTTAAAAAATTTGATTATACAAAAGGTAATAGGTTTTCCACTTACGCAACTTGGTGGATTAGGCAGGGGATAAAACGAGGGCTTGATGACCAATCCCGTACAATTCGCCTACCCGTTCACCTTTGGGAAAAAATCTATCAGGTTAAGAAAATAACCAAGCTGCTTTCTCAAGAAATGGGTCGTATTCCCAAGCAAGAAGAAATCGCCACTAGCTTGGAAATGACAACTGAAAAGCTGCGTTCTATAGTTAAATTGGCTCTTCCCTTAATTTCCTTAGATACTCGGATTGGCGAGGAAGAAGACACTACATTAGGAGACTGGATTGAATTTGATGGCGATACACCGGAAGAACAGCTACATAAAACTCTGTTGCACGAAGAAATAGAAAATCTCTTGAATATCCTCGACGCTCGCACCCGAGATATTTTAAAAATGAGATATGGCTTTGACAATCAAAGCGGGAAATCTTTACAAAAAATTGGTGATTGCTATAATTTAACACGCGAGCGAATTCGTCAAATTGAGGAGAAAGGATTAAATAAATTACGTTTATGGAAGCCTCAAATAATTAAACATCAGCAATATATTCTTCCAAGGGTTACTCATTTTTCTAAAGAAGAGACCTTTATCTCCCCCAAAGCTTCAACTAATAAAGTCAATTTAGAAGAAAACAATAATAATTATACTTCTGGTCAAGAAACTCTTCACAGCGTCACCAATATGAAAGGAATTCATTTGAGTCGAACGATGAAAATCATGGAAGACAATTCAGCAAATCTACTAGCACAACTTACTTCTCTACAAAATAGATTTTCTAAACTTGGTGATCTATTAATAAAGGCGACTAGAGAGTTACAAGACCCTGGTATACCTCTAGGCGAAGAGTTAATTTTAGAGATAGAGGAATGCCGAAAAAATTTTGCCGAGTTGTGTAACATCGTGCTGGAATTAGCTTCCTCCTCTGAAGTATCGCCCATTCCTAAGCTTGATGAAATTGTTTCCTGCCGTGACCTTGAATGTTTGTTGCAATCTGTTGTAGAGGTGGAGAAGAAAAAAGCAAAAGGCGAAGAAGTACGTATTTCTGCTTTGACAGTTTTACAGCGTATTTTGGCTATAGCCCATCGAGTAGAAAGCGATTTTCAACCTTTACAGGAATGTCAGATAAAAGCCCGTGAACTCTACCAAGCCCTTTTAGAATCACAGGGGTCTGAACATCCTGATACTCAAAGCTTAGCTGATAGCAATCATGTATTCTCGAAATTGTTGGCACTGATATCAGTTCGCGAGTCTGCTGACTACCAACATTTAGCAGAATTACAGACAGCTGTTACCCAATCGTTGGGTATGCCTTTAGCTTTAGCAGCGTTGACAGGAGGACTTATAGTTCGAGAAGAACTCATACAAGATTTACCCTCAGCTTCAAGTATTACTTCAAGTATTAAAGAAGATGAGGCAATCTCCAATTTTGAGCCTCCTAAACTAAAAATAGTGGCTCCACCAAAGCAACAAACTACAAGAAAATCAAATGCAGCACAGCTAGAGTCAGGTATTACACTAGCTAGCAATGAACTTATAGTAGATCCTCAACCAGCTACAACATTAACCACACCTTCTCAAACAACAGCTAACAAAGAAATTGTAACTCCGCCCTTGCCCAAACTCGAAGTTTCTCAGAATGCTTTTGAGGAGGAATTAAGGGAGGAAGAGGTACAGCTTCAATACGAGTTAACGGCAGAGGATACAATACAAAAAAATACTATCCCCATCAGCGATAATATTAATGAACAAGATCCGTTAGCCCTTCGTAACCAAATTTGGCAACTGCTTGGAGAAAAGAAACTTAGTCTTGCATATCATTTAGCATGTTGCTTGATAGAGTTATACCCTGATTTCCAATCACATTTACCGGCAGAAATAATTCGGGGAGTCATTTTAGGTTGCCATGTGCGCTATGACGTAGGATTAGGAGAGATTGCAACCATTCTTAGGAGTGATTTTATTAATATAAGCAATAACTGTTTTGTTGATGGAGACAGTGAGTGGAACCAAGCAATTAGTTTACTTCTAGCCACAGCCGCACTGCGTCCAGCATTGCTAGCACCAAATACTCAAGCTTCAGCAATTCTCCTCTTACTGCGGTTAGGAGAAGGTCTTAACCAACTATATAAATATTGCCAAACCATAGCTAAGTATGAAAACCAAGGTTTAGCTTTGGATACCGCAGCCATTAAGACAGTCAGGAATCAAACGGTGCGGGAAGCCGAGATAGCTGCTTTGCGTTCCTCAGTTGAGGCTTGGTGGACTCAAGCTCCGCGTTTAAATATGATTTATGGACCAGCCAAGGCAGTGTGGAACGAGTGGATTAAGCCCAATCAACCTATTTATTCACTGCTATTACCTATCATGCAAAATAATTTGAGACAGCTAGATGTTGTCAAAAATTATGTGCAGCGATTGTCTTCTGAAGCCCAGATTAACGAAGAAGTCAAACGTATGCAACGCGAGCTAGGTCTGATTCGTAGTAGCGGTGAAACCATCACTGGTATTGCTCTCAATCAGATTCGTCAGCACATTCGGGAAGCCGTTAACTTTGCACGTCAATGGATTTTACTGCAAGAATCTCGCATGGGCAATAACAACAATTATGCTCACACTCAAGCTCAACAATTGCAACAAGACCTTGCAAATCTTCACAAAATCGTTTTACAAGAACTAGATAATTTCGATACGAGAAATTCTTCTGTATTGATTAAGGCGGGAATTTCTTGTTGTAGAAAAGCAGTAGAAGACATTCGCAATCTTTTTGAACCCAACGGGACTTTACCAAAGATCGAGCCGGAGTTAAAATATCTCCTTCATGCTGAATTGCTCAAAATCCCTTCACTGCCAATGGACTCTGATTGGCAACCTCAAGTCAAAAGCCCAGACTTGCTTGTGAAGGAAATTCTTAATCTAGTTGAACTAAATCATCGTAATTGGGTAACAGCTTTTCAGCTGCAAAGCGATAGTAAAGACCACGAGGCTACTGAGCGAATTATAGAGTATCTTCGAGCTTATCCAGAGATGTCAATTGATATTGCTCAACTAGAACAGCACAGAAAGCGTGATATTCATAATTGTCGAGAAGAATTAGAGAAAGCTGTAAAGGAAACCAGAAAAAAACTAGAAGAGAATGTTGGTTTGGGTTTGTTGAGAGAAACTGAGCGTTTAGATTATGCAGCACAGATTGAAAGCATAGAAAATGCTAGAAAAACAACTCTACGTTTTTCCGAAAAATTTTTAGCTCTGCAAGCTATACGTGAAGCAATTAACACCAAACGACAAGAAAAAATCGATGAGACTAGAAAAAAACTCATTCAGGAAATTGGGGAAGACAAACCCGCTTATGCACGAATTAACAGTGTATTAGATAAAGGTGATGTCCTGACTGCCAATGAATATATAGATATGGTGCAGCAGGCACGACAAATACCCGAATCAGAAAATAGGAGAGATGCTTTTGTAGACTTCTTTAGGGATAACTATTCTTCAATAGAAGAACTACTTGAGCCTGCTGACCGGAATCCAAACAGACGACGCGAGTTAATTAACAAAATTCATGCAGGTAGTAGCAGTATTGAGCCACTCCAGATGCGGCAAGTACCGGGCGCTCAGGCAAAACAAGCAGCTCAAATGCTTGATACTTGGTTTGCAGTCAAGGGAAGAAAGCAAGCAATCACTGATAAAGATGTTAGTCAAATTCTTAGCGGTCTGGGTTTTAATACTGCAAATATTATTATCAAAAAAGTTGGTAATTCTATCTGGGTTGAGGTTACCACTGAAGCAATTCAAGACAAAAAGCGTTGTCCCGTTCCAGCCTATGGTTCAGAAGCTAAAGGCTGCTACCGCATATTGTGTGTATGGGATAGACCACCTGAGGAAGATATTCTCAATGCGGTAGGGAATACATCTGTTGGCTCTAAAGTACTTGTGTTCCATTTTGGACGAATGACGGAAAAAAGACGCCGAGACCTCGCCCGTTTATGTCAGGAACGCCGCCGCACCTTCATACTTATCGACGATGCTGTCATGTTTTATCTGTGCGGAGAAAGGGGCGCACGTTTACCTATATTGTTTGAGTGTACCTTGCCCTTCACTTTCCTAGAACCGTATACAACGACTTCAGGATTTGTTCCCCCAGAAATGTTTTATGGGCGGCAACGAGAGCGAGACTCAATTATTACTCCTACAGGTTCTTGCTTTATTTATGGCGGACGACAGTTAGGTAAAACAGTCTTGCTGCGCTTCGTCGAGCGTACTTTTCACTCACCAAGGCAAGGAAAAATCGCAATTTGGCTCGACCTCAAAGCCGAAGCAATTGGTTATGACAGAGACATTGATGAAATTTGGAATATACTGGCAGCTGAGTTGAAACGTTTGGGCGTCATTCCTGATACAACGTCTAGCCGTGTAAAGCCTGATGAACTGTTCAAGCAAATCCAACTTTGGCTTGAGCAAGACGAAAATCGCCAAATTTTGTTGTTACTAGATGAAGCCGATAAGTTTCTGGAAGCTGATAGCAAAAAATCCACAGCAGACAAGGAAAAGGGAGACTTTATCCGCTCAGCTCGTTTGAAAGGATTAATGGACAGAACAAATCGCCGCTTCAAGGTAGTATTTGCTGGTTTACATAACGTACAGCGTACTACCAAACTTGAGAACCATCCTTTGGCTCATTTAGGAGAACCGATTTGCATTGGTCCGCTGCTAAATAATGGTGAAATGCGGGAAGCGAGAGCCTTAATTGAACGTCCATTTGCTAGCATTGGCTATCGCTTTGAATCTCCTGATTTGGTAACACGTATTCTTTCACAGACTAATTATTATCCCAGTCTAATACAACTTTATTGTCAACAATTGCTCAGGCACGTTACTAACCCTGATATCGCTAATTTTGATGCCAAAGACAGTCCTCCTTATATAATCACTTCGCAGCAAGTTGATGACGCTTACAATAACCAAGACTTACGTAAAGCTATCCGCGATCGCTTTATGTGGACGCTGCAATTAGATCGACGCTACGAAGTGATTGCCTACACAATTGCCAATGGCTCCATAGAAAGTGAAAATGGCATGGTGGATGGCTTTGGTGTGTCTTGGATTCGCAATGAAGTGCTAACATGGTGGTATGAAGGTTTCCAAGGTTTATCATCAGATGAAATTCAGGTTCTGCTAGAAGAAATGGTCGGATTAGGGGTTTTACGTGTGACCAGTAAGGGTCGCTTCACCTTAAGAAGTCCCAACGTACTACTACTAATGGGAACTCCTGAAGAAATTGAAGCAGCACTTTTAGAACCCCGCGAAGTTCCCCTAGAATATGAACCTGCAACTTTTCGTTGCATCATCGGTACTAAGGATAACTCCAAGCGCAGCCCCTTAACAGCTCAGCAGGAATCAAAAATTCTGCTTCCTGAAAATGGAGTCTCCATGATATTTGGTACTCTAGCAGCAGGACTTGATAACTTGAAGCTTTATCTGGAATCAGTTCTAGGTAAGAAAAAGGAATTTTTCTACTATTATTGGGAGGACATCTTATCAAAAGATGATTTTTTCCAACGCTTAAAAGAGCGACTTCGCAATCGCCAAAAAGATGGTATAACAATCATTTTTGTGTCTGCTTCTTGTCCTTGGAATCAGCACTGGATTAATGAGGCGATAGAACCTGTTGGAAGATTGAGGGCAAAAAATTCCTTTGTACGGGTGGTATTTATTGCTGATCCTCAAAAAGCGTGGCAGTTAATTAGCAAAAATAATACAGAATTTCATTCAATGAATGGACTGACCACTTTGAGTTTAAAACCTTGGCATGATACAGCCTTACGGCAATGGTTACAAGATTGTAATTTTCCCAGTGATAAAGACAATCGAGAAAAAATTACCGCAGTTACAGGGAATTGGTCAACACTACTAAACCGTTTCTACCAAAACTCCAAGTCTGCCATACATCACTGGGAACTTCACTTAGAAGAACTCAAGGATTCATTTAATAACTCTCAAGAAGCACTTGACTTCATCACAGTACAGTTAGGTATTGAGTGTTATGAGCAACATAAAGTACTACGAGATTTAGCTGATTGGTGTCAAAGTTCTGAAGATAGCATTTCTACTGAAGAATTAGTAGCTTTAATAGATGATATCCAACCAGATGTTGTAAAAAAAGTTTTGAAATGGGCAGATCTACTAAGTTTTGTCTATCCTGTCGGTAAAAAAGAGGGTAAGGACTATTGGTGTGTTCAACCAACTATTGGTCATATTCTGAAAGCTACTAGAGATTAA